One stretch of Zingiber officinale cultivar Zhangliang chromosome 6B, Zo_v1.1, whole genome shotgun sequence DNA includes these proteins:
- the LOC121990874 gene encoding uncharacterized protein LOC121990874 has protein sequence MMPPVEPAPTTIDWMRDRARIPLLARSVKDRVTLYPGGADPWTARSWLRNLESTFGYMSCTDEEKVELAAYHLRDQAVTWWDMQKTIFGEQHITWLMFRDAFERQYFPATFCLARRQEFLNLKQGDRSVLEYNAEFSRLAEFCPQLVAQDYDRMHQFTQGLTAYIRIRMSGFPCSSYREVLDRALFIEMTQQQVTQEKGQDKQSSQKRGNKGQSSQTTTGGSTRPQKAGRTSDGASRPPQRDWKKDRVGSRCYQCGSKSHTKSQCPLDHSICYYCKLPGHESRDCTLKAQLETTKVTSQGGQPSQAFPVQQDFHPPQPYSAYQQQPQSQNQQSVPARSIAAQTNPGMPQPSSEVGRIYTVTREEAQRAEESVFRGTISVYAFTADLLIDTGSSHSFISRLFLGKIGRLPIHRTHGLTVSLPSGEVLSISLEVKGCPLDFNGQTLMVDLQVLQMVEFDIILGMDWLAMNHATVDCGTRVVTFRPPGLPSLVFFGTESDGIAVISAMQARRLLAQGCQGYLLSMVKSGSDVLPQLSNVSIVREFPDVFLDELPDLPPNRQVEFTIELVPGTSPVSKTPYRMAPKELEELKVQLQELLDRGFIRPSVSPWGAPLNAVTVKNKYPLPRIEDLFDQLKDTYVYSKIDLRSGYHQLRVRDEDIPKTAFRTRYVFMDLLNRVFLEYLDQFVIVFIDDILIYSRSEEEHRRHLRIVLETLRREHLYAKFSKCAFWLPSVGFLGHIVSSRGIIVDPQKIEAITSWEQPKMVQEIRSFLGLARYYQRFVEGFSSIALPLTRLTRKGEKFSWTESCEQSFQELKRRLISAPVLVLPSGVDGFILFTDSSYQGLGAVLMQHERVVSYASRQLKDHERNYPVHDLELAAIIFSLKIWRHHLYGITFEAQTERGLLVTMVAQLPMVERIKEAQATDQHLQFLRSRVILGQQTEFTCDDSGILYFRGRLCVPESHPVLEDLLQEANRSRFAIHPEVLACTGIGNDRTGGMA, from the exons ATGATGCCACCAGTGGAACCTGCACCTACTACTATTGATTGGATGCGGGATAGAGCTCGTATACCGTTGCTGGCGAGGTCCGTCAAGGATAGAGTTACTTTATACCCGGGCGGAGCAGACCCTTGGACTGCTCGTAGCTGGTTGAGGAATTTAGAAAGCACTTTCGGGTACATGAGCTGTACAGATGAAGAGAAAGTGGAGTTGGCTGCGTATCACCTCCGAGATCAGGCGGTTACTTGGTGGGATATGCAGAAGACGATCTTCGGGGAGCAGCATATCACATGGTTGATGTTTCGTGATGCTTTCGAGAGGCAGTATTTCCCTGCTACCTTTTGTCTTGCTCGCCGCCAGGAGTTTCTGAACCTCAAGCAGGGTGATCGTTCGGTAttggagtataatgcagagtttagcAGGTTGGCTGAATTTTGTCCTCAGCTAGTGGCACAGGATTACGATCGGATGCATCAGTTTACTCAGGGTCTTACTGCATACATTCGGATCCGGATGTCAGGTTTTCCATGTAGTTCCTACCGGGAGGTGTTGGATCGGGCATTATTtattgagatgactcagcagcaGGTAACTCAGGAGAAAGGTCAGGATAAACAGTCGTCACAAAAGAGAGGGAATAAGGGTCAGAGCTCACAGACTACTACTGGAGGATCCACTCGGCCACAGAAGGCAGGGCGGACATCGGATGGAGCATCTCGTCCCCCTCAACGTGACTGGAAGAAAGATAGAGTTGGATCCAGATGTTACCAGTGTGGCTCCAAAAGTCATACCAAATCCCAGTGTCCTTTGGATCACtccatttgctattattgcaaattaCCAGGGCATGAGAGTCGAGATTGTACTTTGAAGGCACAGTTGGAGACTACTAAGGTTACATCTCAGGGGGGCCAACCCTCACAG GCATTTCCAGTACAGCAGGATTTTCATCCACCTCAGCCTTACTCAGCATATCAGCAGCAGCCTCAGTCTCAGAATCAGCAGTCGGTTCCTGCACGTTCGATTGCAGCGCAGACCAATCCAGGGATGCCACAGCCGAGCTCAGAGGTGGGTCGCATTTACACGGTTACCCGGGAGGAGGCACAGCGGGCTGAAGAATCGGTTTTCCGAGGTACTATTTCAGTTTATGCCTTTACTGCAGATCTATTGATAGATACGGGTAGTTCCCATTCATTCATATCTCGACTATTTCTTGGAAAAATCGGGAGGTTGCCTATTCATCGGACTCATGGGTTGACGGTATCTCTACCATCTGGCGAGGTACTAAGTATTAGTCTGGAAGTCAAAGGATGTCCTTTAGACTTCAATGGTCAGACTCTCATGGTGGATCTGCAGGTATTACAGATGGTGGAATTTGATATTATATTAGGCATGGATTGGTTGGCCATGAACCATGCCACAGTCGATTGCGGAACTAGAGTAGTCACTTTCCGACCTCCAGGTCTACCATCTTTGGTATTCTTTGGAACCGAGAGTGATGGGATAGCAGTCATATCAGCAATGCAAGCAAGGAGATTATTGGCACAGGGTTGTCAGGGATATTTGTTGTCCATGGTTAAATCTGGTTCGGATGTATTACCACAGCTCTCGAATGTTTCTATCGTTCGAGAATTTCCAGATGTGTTCCTTGACGAACTCCCCGATTTGCCTCCTAATAGGCAAGTCGAGTTTACTATTGAGCTGGTTCCGGGAACCTCACCAGTATCCAAGACCCCTTATCgcatggcaccaaaagagttagAGGAGCTGAAGGTTCAGTTGCAGGAGCTGTTGGACAGAGGATTTATCCGTCccagtgtttctccatggggagcACCA CTGAATGCGGTGACTGTTAAGAACAAATATCCGTTGCCACGtatagaggatttatttgatcagttgaaggATACCTATGTATATTCTAAGATTGACCTGCGCTCAGGCTATCATCAGCTCAGGGTTAGAGATGAAGATATtccgaagacagcatttcgcactcGTTATG tattcATGGATCTGTTGAACAGAGTGTTCCTTGAGTATCTAGACCAATTCGTCATTGTGTTCATTGATGATATTCTGATATACTCCCGATCTGAGGAGGAGCACAGgcgacatcttcgcatagttttggAGACGCTACGGCGAGAACACCTCTATGCGAAGTTTAGCAAATGCGCATTCTGGTTACCTTCGGTGGGTTTTCTTGGACACATTGTCTCCAGCAGAGGTATAATAGTTGATCCACAAAAAATTGAAGCCATCACTAGCTGGGAACAGCCGAAGATGGTACAGGAGATACGTAGCTTCTTGGGATTAGCTAGGTATTATCAGAGGTTCGTCGAAGGTTTCTCCAGCATAGCCTTGCCTTTGACACGATTGACCCGAAAGGGTGAGAAATTTAGCTGGACAGAATCTTGTGAGCAAAGCTTCCAGGAGCTCAAGCGGAGGCTCATTTCTGCACCAGTGCTAGTACTCCCCTCTGGCGTGGATGGATTCATACTTTTCACGGATTCTTCATATCAGGGATTAGGGGCAGTACTTATGCAGCACGAGCGAGTGGTGTCATATGCCTCACGTCAGCTGAAGGATCATGAGAGGAATTATCCAGTCCATGATTTGGAGTTGGCAGCTATCATTTTCTCACTGAAaatatggcgacatcatttatatgggATCACCTTTGAG GCACAGACAGAGCGAGGCTTGTTAgtcaccatggttgctcagttacCTATGGTGGAGCGTATCAAAGAGGCTCAGGCTACAGATCAGCATCTACAGTTTTTACGTAGCAGAGTCATCTTAGGACAGCAGACAGAGTTTACCTGTGATGATAGTGGAATTCTGTATTTTCGTGGAAGATTATGTGTCCCCGAGTCGCATCCTGTTCTGGAGGACTTATTACAGGAAGCAAATCGATCTAGATTTGCGATTCATCCAGAGGTACTCGCATGTACAGGGATTGGAAACGATCGTACTGGTGGAATGGCATGA